The window AAGCAATCAGTAAGCCGAATCCTAGTGAACCAGGAGACACTAATAGTTCATCAAATAACAACAATTCAGGAACAAATACTGGTTCAACAAACGAAAATAATCAATCAAAAGAAGAAATCGCAACTTTCCCGCAAACTGGAGAGCAAGTTGGACTTAATCCACTTCTCTTAGGAATTGCATTTGTTGGAATAGCAACAGCTTTCTTAATAAAAAGAAAAAATAAATTTAGTAAATAAGAATAGAAACAAAGAAGAGCAGAGTTTTTTATCTGCTCTTTTTAATATGAATGAAAGAGGAACCATTCAGACTTTGTGATTTGTTACTAGTTCAACCTAAAATTTTTAATAAACTGTTATTTTAATAGATTTTAGTTTGGAAATACTGTACAAGGTTGGTTACAAAACTATCCAATCCAGATTATTTAATATAGATTATGAAGGTTAAAACGAAAAAAAGGATTTAGGTCTTACCAGAACCAAAAGGCGGAGAAGGTAAACCAGAATTAGGTGAGAGTGAACGGTTACGTATAAGCGTATCAACAAGTAATCGTGGAAATTAGTCCAATTGTTGACTTGATATTGACATTAGAACAAGCCGTAACCTAGGCAGGCACTAATCGAAAATCTTCAGCCGAAAGGACTTTGACTTTACTAGAATTAAGTATCAATAAATAACGATATAAATCATATGTTTAAGCTGTAACACTACAGAATTATAGTGTTTTTTTTGTCACGTTATGGGGTTAAAATAGATAGAAATTAAGCTTGTAAATGGATGCATTTATGGGTATATTAAGATGAGCTAAGAAAATTAGAGCTAAAAAGTGAACTTTTTTCAATTAGATAGATATTGTATACTAGATAGGTAGGAGAACCCTTAATAATAAGATTATTTTAATTAGTAGAATAGAAATACGGATACAAAGTATTAAATGAGATGAGGGTCCCGATGGAGATAAATTTTAAACTATTTAAACAAGATAAGTTCAATCGTGATGAATTTGGGTCTAGAGTGGTCTATTATAAAAAATATTTTTTAATCAATGAATTACGTAGCTTAGGATTGAAATTAACAGGAAAAACAGGAGAAAAATTTAGTAATCAGGAACATCTACCTGAATGGTTTTTATACCCAGAATCGTTAATTAAACAAATAATTATTGAGTTTACAGATTTTGAAGAAGAGACAGTAATCAATGAAGCAATAAACAAATACTTATCATCTTTTGAAAAGAGACATCCTACAATTACTGTATATGAGATTTTTCAAATATCTTTGCCACAAAAAATTCTATTAGGAATGAACTTTTTTATAAACTTTACTTACAATTCAGAACATAGCTTTGAACAAGTTGATTTTATTGAATCCTTGAAATCAATTGGTTTTTCAGAAAGAGATACGGTCTTTGATTGGAAAAAAAGTGAATCTCAGCGACTACTTCAATTAATAAAAAATTCTGATTTGTCAGAAACTATTCAGTTATCAGAAGGCGTCTATGAGAAACAGCCAGAACAACAAAAAATCACTAAAGAAATAGCAGAAATAAAGTCAGCAAACAAACAAGAAGTAGAAAAGCAGGCAGAAAAAACGTTTGCTAAAGTTCAGACCTTGATGGAACAATTGGATCAGAAATTAGCAGAAGTAGCATTAGAGTTAGTTCAACAGCATTCGCCGAATGAGGCAATGATCAAATCCTATCAAGTAATAGAAGATCAAATAAAGCAATTAAAAGAAGTACTTCCTAAAATACTTGTGAAATTTAAAAACTTAAGTCACAAGGCACAAGAATTCATTTTATTAGAAGATAAGATGAACAAACTTGAAAAACAAAGTTATACTCTTAAAGAAACATTGAAGAAATCTCAGCTACCTGTTTCAGAGAGTGAAGATAAAAGTCTGACTGATTCTAATCAAGTAGATGGATTAAATCAGAAAGTAGAATATCTTGAGATTCAGAATTTTAGATTAAAACAGAAAACAAAACAATTAGAAGTAAAAATAATCAGTGAGAAACGTCAACGAGATAAGCGGATTAGACAATTAAAAATGGATCAAAGTAAACTTCAACAAGAAAATCAACTTCTTCAAGAAAAGTTAATGTTACAAGAGGAACAGCCTATCGATTCGCCAGAATCTCTATTCAATAGTGGTAGAATCCGAAGCGTAGATAAGTATAAAGGTTCGCATAAAATGTCTGTCAAAGAGTATAAAAATATGATTAGAACGATTAACTACTTAGAATATACGTGGTCGATTTATCAAAAATATACAGAAAAACTAGATACAAAAACTAGTGATGTCGATTTAAAGATTATTATGAAAAAAATTAAAAAAGAAAAAATTCAACAATTTGTCTATAATCATACATTAAATGACATAACACCAAGAGTAACGATTAAAAAAGTACCCTTACGTGGCAAAGCAATTGTGGTTATCTCAAATAAAGATTTTCGATTGTGTTGTATGATGGAAGAACAATATCATCTAATGCAAACGGCTGTTCGTTATATCCAAAAAATGAATTAACCATTTTCGCCATCCACCAAGAATGAGTGCATTCATTCTTGGTGGATTTTGTTCTATATCAATTAATAATTGATATTTATTGTATAGAAAAATTAATTTAATTTTATTTATTTATGGATTTTTAAAACGATTTAATAACGTTTATATATTGGTTAGGAAATTACTTATAAGAGCTTTGGTTGCGTTTTATAAGCATTTGTTCAATGTTGTTTAAATTAGTAGTTTGTTAAAAATAACTAAGAATTAAAAAAAGAAAGATTAAAAATCACAGTATTTTGTTTTCGTTTTTTCATTTTCTTATATTATGATAGGAAAATACTTAATTTTAAGGGAGCAGAAAATGATGAAAAAAAAATGGAACATTATGGCGTTAATAATTTTGTTACTGCAGACATTTACACCAGTTATTGGTGTAGCACAAGCAGCAGAAGTAAATAAAGGATTTTATTTAACAGATGTGGAAGTTAATAGAAGTGAATTGAAAAATTCAACTGAAGTAAATCTAAACATAATTGGTAACGCTCAAACGTCTAAGGCAGAGACAACAATTTTGACGGTTTCAAGCAATATAGCCTTAACTAAGACTAGTGGGACAGTAGTGAATGAAAAGAAGCAGCAAGTGGGTACCTATCAACAAGAGCAACAACAAATTATTGTTAAGCTAGATGCTGAACTAACAGAAACGGCTTCTCTCGCTATTACGGGAAAAGTAGTTGGTGATGAAAAAGATTCTCAAACGGTTACGATTACTTCTGGAACATCGAGTGTGACAAAAGAAATACCTGCTCAAACTACCGAAGAAGCAACAAAGCCAGATTCTAGTATAGATACAACGATAGATTCAAGTGCTACAAAAGATTCAACAACTCCAACAAAGCCTGATAAACAAGTCGTTGCTGGAACTGCAACAACGAAGCGTGATCCGATTAATATTGGTAATCTTTTGCCATCAAAAGATGGACAAACCTCTTTGATTACTGGAATGGAAGTTTTAGGAAAAGATGGAAAGCCTATTACATCAGGAAGTATTGGGGATTATTTTAAATTCAATATGGATATGGTAATTCCAGAAGATATTCGTGAGAAATTACAAAATGGTGATTATTTTGAATTTCAATTGCCAGATCAAATCAATATTACTCAAAATCAAAACTTTACCTTAACTGATGAAAATGGTGAGCCATATGCGACTGTGTCTATCACAACAGATGGTAAAGTAGTCATCACATTTAATGAAAAGATTACACAAGAATCAGATGTAAGTGGAAACTTTAATTTTGATGGTCAATTTGATAAAGACAGTATTACTGGACCAGGAGATATACATGTGGATACCCCATTTGTAGATAAACAACCAGGAATTGATATTACAATTAAGCCAGAAGTGGATAGTAGCGTTGATAAAGAAGGTGCTTTTGATAAAACGCCTAATCCTGGAAAAGTTATTTGGAATGTTGATGTTAATAAAGCGATGGATGAGATTACCAATGCTACCGTTACAGAGAACTTTCCTGATGGATTAACCTTTGATAGTGTGAAAATTTATACAGTTGATGTTGATTTTGAAGGAAAGGTTATTCCAGGATCAGAAAAATTAGTTGATCCTAGTGACTATACAGTTGATGCCAAAGGGAATGTGACGTTTAAAAATAAAATTGACGGAGCCTATCGTTTAACTTATGAGTCAACAATTGATGAAGATAAGAAGCCGGGAGCTGACGGTGGAAAAGTAAAATTTGAAAATAAAGTGAACTTTGATGGAGATGAGATTAACTCAATTCCAGCTAGTTCAACAGTAACAGCTGATTACAAAAAAGCCTTAGAAAAAGGGCAAGTAGGTTATGATCCTGAAAATCAAACTTTTGATTGGACGATTAAATATAATTACAATGAAGCGAATATTAAAGAATCACAAGCAACAGTTACCGATACAATCAATAGCAACATGAACTTAGAAGATGGTTCAGTTGTGTTGAATAAAGTTACTTTTGATGCAAAAGGAAATCCGATAGAAGGTGCACCGTTAGTTGAAGGACAAGATTATATTTTAGTGCCTAAAGCTGATGGAAAAGGGTTTGACATTCAATTTATTGGTGATGTCGATTATGCTATTACTATTCATTACACAACTAAAGTGGATGAAGAAATTGATGAAGATACAGACTTTAGCAATACGGTTGAAGATGGAAGTGGCAATAAAGATACAGAAGAAGGACATGCAAAGCAACAAGGAGTTGTGAAAGATGTCAATCATGTGGATCAGAATGCTAAGATCATTGAATGGGTCATTGAAGTTAATAAAAACAACTATGAAATGCAAAATTGGAGTTTAACTGATCAATTAGGTGATGGCTTAACGTTATTAAATGCTCCATTTGTTATTGAGGATTTAACAACTGGAAAATCATTAAAAAAAGATATCGATTATACTTTAGACTACGATGCAACAACCAATCGTTTTAAAATCGTCTTTCTTAATAGCTATCTAGTAACATCAGATACATTTAAAATTCACTATCAAACTCGATATGATATTGATAGTCTGCCAGCGGGTAGTTCATTTGTGAATACAGCAAACTCAGATTGGATTAGTACGACGGATAATACTCATAAAAATCCAGGAGACACAGCTGATTTTAAGCCAAATGAAGAAAGCAATAATAATGGATTTAAATCCGGTGACTACAATGCTGTTGATAAAAAAATTACTTGGACATTAGGTGTAAATTATAACCGTGTTCCGTTAAAAGATGCATTTATCACAGATCCAATAACCGGAAATCAAAAATTTGTACCTGGTAGTGTAAAAGTATTCCACTATCAAATTACTTCAGACGGAAAATACATTAAAGGTGCGGAAGTAACAGGCGCTGAATTAGATGGTTTTGAAATTCTGGAACCAAACTTTGCTAATAATAATGTTTTAAGTATTCATTTACCAGATGGCCCTTCAACAAGTCAGTATATGTTTGAATATCAGACTTCTTTAGAAGGACAAGTCATTAATGATTCGGCAACCTATACAAATACTGCCAAAACAACAAATGTTGATAGTCCAGATTATAGTGTTACCGGAGAAGTTAGTGTTGCTCATGGTGGAAACTTAGCTGAAAAATCAGGAGCTCAAGATGAAAATGGTTTTGTTAATTGGAGTGTGAATGTCAATCCAAGTCAATCTACAATTAGTGATGTAGTAGTCCATGACAATCCTTCAACCAATCAAGTAGTTGATGAAAAATCGATTATTGTGTATGAAACAACAGTTGCAAAAGATGGTACGATTACTAAAGGAGCTCCATTAGATCCAAGTAAATATCACGTTGTCTTAACTACTGATAATGAAACAGGATTACAACATTTACAAGTAGCCTTTGATGGTGTCATAACAACTAGTTATGTTCTTGAATATCGTTCAATGATTTTTCTTGATAGCGGCAATACTGGCACAGTTAATAACGAATTAACCGTAACTGGTAAAAATCATGGTGAAGTAACGGGTGGTGATAACACGGATGTGACGGTGAATGTATCAGATGGTGGCGGAATTATTTTTGGGACAAAAGGCAGTTTAACTATTCGCAAAACAAACGATAGCCAAAAAGCTTTAGTAGGTGCCAAATTTGAACTTTGGGATGCCAAAAATGTTCTTAAATTAAGAGAAGGTCAAGTCGATGCCAGTGGTCAATTGATTTTTGGCGCGTTGCCTTATGGAACGTATAGTTTGAAAGAAGTTCAAGCACCAATCGGTTATACCATTCCAGATGATTTGGTAACAGGTCGTGAAGTCACTGTAACCAAAGAAAGCTCACTATCAGGTGCCATGACAAATATTATGGATCCAGAGTCGGCAGTTACTTTAGTTAAAAAATCTGAATCAGGTGCTTTACTAGCAGGAGCAACATTTAAATTAGAGCTATTAATTGGAACTGTTTGGACACCCGTTCGGACAGCAGAAAAATTTATCACAGATAGCAAAGGTCGCTTAATTGTGAAAGGATTAGATGTAGGGCACTATCGCTTTACAGAAACAAAAGCACCTTTAACTCCAAAAGAATATATCTTAAATACAGTTCCAGTTGAGTTTGATGTAACACGGAACGCAAATGGTCAAATTATTCCTGTAACCGTTGGACCATTTATTAACTATCTAGGTAGTGCTGTTTTTGAAAAACAAGATGCTAAAGGCAACCCTTTAGCTGGCGCAGAATTTACAGTTAAACGAATGAAAGATGGTTCAGGCAATAACGTAAATGAAACCATTGCTACTAAGGTGAAATCTGATGCGACTGGGAAAGTTAATTTGAAAGATTTAGCTCCTGGTGTTTATGAAGTTACGGAAACAAAAGCCCCAACAGGTTATCTGCTAAATACTAGTAAACTAACCTTTACAATTGTTCAACAAGCTAGTGGTCCTGTTGCAACGATTGATGCTGGAATCTTTAAGAATTATCAAGGAAGTATTCAATTTACGAAGAAAAATGAAGCTAAAAAGACTTTAGCTGGCGCCATTTTTGAAGTTCAAGATAAAGCGGGTAAAGTGATTCAAACCAACTTAGTCAGTGATAGCAAAGGGATTGTAAAAGTAACAGATTTAGCTCCGGGAGAGTACAATTTAGTTGAAATTAAAGCCCCAACAGGCTATCTTTTAAATACTCACAAAACAGCCTTTACAATTGGCAAAGAAGCAAATGGTCAACCAAACCCAGTTCAATTAGTTGATCAAATTAATTACCAAGGTAGCGTTGTATTAACAAAAATCAATAGTAGCTACGATCCTTTAGAAGGTGCGGAATTTACCTTATATGACGAAAATAATCAAGTTGTTGGTGTTTATACCTCCGCTAAAGATGGGAAAATTAATATCAATGATTTAGCTCCGGGTGATTACAAATTAATCGAAACTAAAGCACCATTACAACCAAATGGCAAACCATATATTCAAAATAGCTATCCAATTACATTTACAATTGGAACAAAAGCAGATGGAAGACCGAAACAACTAGATTTAGGTTACTACCAAAACTTCCATGGAAAATTAGTCTTAACTAAGAAAGATGGTGAGGGTGGAGCTGCTTTAGCTGGTGCAGTCTTTAATCTATATCGTCTAGGAACTACTGATCCAATTGCAACAATTGCGACAGACAAAAATGGTTATTTAGATTATGGGAAATTAGCAGCAGGTTCTTATAAACTTGTAGAAATCAAAGCTCCAGCAGGTTATGTTATTAATACAAATCCAGTTTATTTTGTTGTGAGTCAAAGTGAAACAGGAAATACAGAGGATAAATTTACCTTTAAAAACTTCCAATCGGCAATTGAATTCAATAAGGTTAATGAAGCTACGCAACCTTTAAAAGGTGCAGAATTTAAAATTATCCAAAAAACAGATGCAGCAGGAACCGTTGTAAACCAAACAATTGTTGAAAACTTAGTTGCAGATAAAGATGGTAAATACCGTTATAAAGGTTTGGAAGAAGGTACGTATGAATTAATCGAAACCAAAGCAGCTACGGGTTATATGTTAAATACAACACCATATGAATTTAATGTTGAACCTAGTATGAATAAAGCTCCAATTAAATTATTAGCTAATTTCATTAATTATCGTGGTGCCATTAGTTTTAATAAAACCGATGAAAAGGGCAAAGGCTTAGCTGGCGCAGAATTTAAATTATTTACTAAAAAAGGTGAAGCTGTAAAAGATGTAAAAGGTAAGGAAATTACAGCAACATCTAATAAAGATGGAAAAGTCAGTCTAGATCATTTAATGCCTGGTGAGTATGTCTTAAAAGAAACGAAAGCCCCAACAGGATATTTGCTAAATGAAGCTGAAATTGTGTTTACTATTCAAGCAAGTAATGCAGGAAAACCAACAATCAATCAATTACCAGATTTTATAAACTATCAAGGATCTGCTAAATTAATAAAAGTTGATGCAGATAATCAACAAAAAGTATTAAGCAATGCGGTTTTTGAATTAGTCGATGAAAAAGGGAAAATAGTTTATCAAGGTTTAAAAACCAATAACTTAGGTGAATTTACAGTTGAACGATTAGCTCCTGGGAAATATCATTTTATTGAAACAGAAGCACCAACAGATTATCAGTTAAGTAAGACTTCCTATGAGGTGGTTATCCCTGATAAAGCAAACCAAAAGCCTGAATTGATTACAATAATGGCAACAAATAAACATGTTGAACCAAGTATCCCGAAGGTTCCCCAAGTTCCGAATGTACCAAATGTTCCAAATACACCAAATACACCAGATACACCAAATAAAACCTATCCACAAACAGGTGAGCAAATGAACAATACACTTTGGATGGGATTACTATTACTAGGATTAAGTAGTTTGGTTAGATTTAAACTAAAACCAAAGAAAACGAATAATTAAAGTTGAAAATGGTTAAGGCTTTTGCTGCCTTAATCATTTTTTATTGATTATTTCCCAGGAAATAATCGTTTAATTTAATGAATTGATTTTATTTTCAAAGAAGTTTAGATCTATGTTATCAAGAAAAAAACAACTTTCAGCGTTATAGATCTGAAAGTTGTTTTTTTAAATTCGTTTTCCAGTTGCTAAGAAATTTTGTTGTCCATAGTCTACAATAAAATCTCTAAAAATGCGGGTTGCTGGAGAAAGATAGTGATTCTTTAAAGTAGCCACATAAATATAACGTTGATAGCTAGGATTCGTGATGTGAATAATCTTCACATCATAATAATCTAAAGCTGAGATTCTTGGAAGTATTCCGATACCATGACCAAAAGCAACAAAACCTGCCATTGTATGATCCTCTTCGACTTCACAAACAATTTTTGGCACAACATTCACTTCGGCTAACATAGCATCAATAGTTGGACGAATCCCACTTTTTTTATTAAACGAGATAAAGGGATAAGCGGCTGTATCCGCTAAATCAATGCTGTCCAAGGTTG is drawn from Carnobacterium gallinarum DSM 4847 and contains these coding sequences:
- a CDS encoding SpaA isopeptide-forming pilin-related protein is translated as MKKKWNIMALIILLLQTFTPVIGVAQAAEVNKGFYLTDVEVNRSELKNSTEVNLNIIGNAQTSKAETTILTVSSNIALTKTSGTVVNEKKQQVGTYQQEQQQIIVKLDAELTETASLAITGKVVGDEKDSQTVTITSGTSSVTKEIPAQTTEEATKPDSSIDTTIDSSATKDSTTPTKPDKQVVAGTATTKRDPINIGNLLPSKDGQTSLITGMEVLGKDGKPITSGSIGDYFKFNMDMVIPEDIREKLQNGDYFEFQLPDQINITQNQNFTLTDENGEPYATVSITTDGKVVITFNEKITQESDVSGNFNFDGQFDKDSITGPGDIHVDTPFVDKQPGIDITIKPEVDSSVDKEGAFDKTPNPGKVIWNVDVNKAMDEITNATVTENFPDGLTFDSVKIYTVDVDFEGKVIPGSEKLVDPSDYTVDAKGNVTFKNKIDGAYRLTYESTIDEDKKPGADGGKVKFENKVNFDGDEINSIPASSTVTADYKKALEKGQVGYDPENQTFDWTIKYNYNEANIKESQATVTDTINSNMNLEDGSVVLNKVTFDAKGNPIEGAPLVEGQDYILVPKADGKGFDIQFIGDVDYAITIHYTTKVDEEIDEDTDFSNTVEDGSGNKDTEEGHAKQQGVVKDVNHVDQNAKIIEWVIEVNKNNYEMQNWSLTDQLGDGLTLLNAPFVIEDLTTGKSLKKDIDYTLDYDATTNRFKIVFLNSYLVTSDTFKIHYQTRYDIDSLPAGSSFVNTANSDWISTTDNTHKNPGDTADFKPNEESNNNGFKSGDYNAVDKKITWTLGVNYNRVPLKDAFITDPITGNQKFVPGSVKVFHYQITSDGKYIKGAEVTGAELDGFEILEPNFANNNVLSIHLPDGPSTSQYMFEYQTSLEGQVINDSATYTNTAKTTNVDSPDYSVTGEVSVAHGGNLAEKSGAQDENGFVNWSVNVNPSQSTISDVVVHDNPSTNQVVDEKSIIVYETTVAKDGTITKGAPLDPSKYHVVLTTDNETGLQHLQVAFDGVITTSYVLEYRSMIFLDSGNTGTVNNELTVTGKNHGEVTGGDNTDVTVNVSDGGGIIFGTKGSLTIRKTNDSQKALVGAKFELWDAKNVLKLREGQVDASGQLIFGALPYGTYSLKEVQAPIGYTIPDDLVTGREVTVTKESSLSGAMTNIMDPESAVTLVKKSESGALLAGATFKLELLIGTVWTPVRTAEKFITDSKGRLIVKGLDVGHYRFTETKAPLTPKEYILNTVPVEFDVTRNANGQIIPVTVGPFINYLGSAVFEKQDAKGNPLAGAEFTVKRMKDGSGNNVNETIATKVKSDATGKVNLKDLAPGVYEVTETKAPTGYLLNTSKLTFTIVQQASGPVATIDAGIFKNYQGSIQFTKKNEAKKTLAGAIFEVQDKAGKVIQTNLVSDSKGIVKVTDLAPGEYNLVEIKAPTGYLLNTHKTAFTIGKEANGQPNPVQLVDQINYQGSVVLTKINSSYDPLEGAEFTLYDENNQVVGVYTSAKDGKININDLAPGDYKLIETKAPLQPNGKPYIQNSYPITFTIGTKADGRPKQLDLGYYQNFHGKLVLTKKDGEGGAALAGAVFNLYRLGTTDPIATIATDKNGYLDYGKLAAGSYKLVEIKAPAGYVINTNPVYFVVSQSETGNTEDKFTFKNFQSAIEFNKVNEATQPLKGAEFKIIQKTDAAGTVVNQTIVENLVADKDGKYRYKGLEEGTYELIETKAATGYMLNTTPYEFNVEPSMNKAPIKLLANFINYRGAISFNKTDEKGKGLAGAEFKLFTKKGEAVKDVKGKEITATSNKDGKVSLDHLMPGEYVLKETKAPTGYLLNEAEIVFTIQASNAGKPTINQLPDFINYQGSAKLIKVDADNQQKVLSNAVFELVDEKGKIVYQGLKTNNLGEFTVERLAPGKYHFIETEAPTDYQLSKTSYEVVIPDKANQKPELITIMATNKHVEPSIPKVPQVPNVPNVPNTPNTPDTPNKTYPQTGEQMNNTLWMGLLLLGLSSLVRFKLKPKKTNN